From the genome of Cytobacillus luteolus, one region includes:
- a CDS encoding ATP-binding protein, whose product MILFDYLINLSIFALMVSIPLVLFSLLDLKPVKRLRLWVSIYAGIVSVFLVMLSIQQDGYTYDIRYAPIILVFAYLGPFAGVVTGIFSLVMRLFTSGNWEPAIIGWTTIMVVFSIMCFYVSRLSPVKRCIILFSTYIAIYVIMVPIIFNIFRDSSAFHFQYLLFVMLGVIVGGLLIESYQKLYRIIKENKRMETTLAASEAKYRLIAENTTDLIMVMDKEHSISYFSPSHEPVLGFFISELESLELCKYIHPDDIQMFKTNITQMFENHESYTMEFRFKHKNGGWIDFESRCMPVKGDNHTIEHIVLISRDISERKKAEMILLQSEKLSIVGELAAGVAHEIRNPLTTIKGFIQLNHKENGSNVYNDLLLSELDRIETITSELLTLGKPQAMQLVSTNAKDLIDYTIELLSPQAHMNNIQLTVVAEEPNFYFTCEKNQLKQVFLNIIKNGMESMKHGGEIIVTLQKGNNKDCIISFQDQGCGIPEEILPRLGEPFYSLKEKGTGLGLMICHKIIKQHHGTITYKSKVGEGTLIEIKLPLSS is encoded by the coding sequence TTGATATTATTCGACTATCTAATTAATCTATCCATTTTCGCATTAATGGTTAGTATTCCATTGGTACTATTTTCGTTACTGGATTTGAAACCAGTTAAAAGACTACGTCTTTGGGTTAGTATATATGCTGGGATCGTCTCAGTGTTTTTAGTGATGTTATCAATTCAACAAGATGGCTATACCTATGACATACGGTATGCACCAATCATTCTCGTATTTGCTTATCTTGGTCCATTCGCAGGGGTAGTTACTGGAATATTTTCTTTAGTAATGAGATTGTTTACGAGTGGGAATTGGGAACCTGCTATTATAGGGTGGACAACCATAATGGTAGTTTTTTCAATTATGTGTTTTTATGTTTCTCGGCTGTCACCTGTAAAAAGATGTATCATACTATTTAGTACCTACATAGCTATCTATGTAATAATGGTACCTATTATTTTCAATATATTCAGAGATAGTTCAGCCTTTCACTTTCAATACCTTCTTTTTGTCATGCTAGGTGTAATTGTTGGGGGTCTATTGATAGAATCTTATCAAAAACTATATCGGATCATAAAAGAGAATAAGAGAATGGAGACAACATTAGCAGCAAGTGAAGCGAAATATAGGTTAATTGCAGAAAATACAACAGACCTTATTATGGTGATGGATAAAGAACATTCGATTAGTTACTTTTCTCCATCTCATGAACCAGTTTTAGGTTTCTTCATTTCTGAACTGGAGTCACTGGAATTGTGTAAATATATCCATCCTGATGACATCCAGATGTTTAAAACGAATATTACGCAAATGTTTGAAAATCATGAGTCATATACAATGGAATTCCGTTTCAAACACAAGAATGGCGGCTGGATTGATTTTGAGTCAAGGTGTATGCCTGTTAAGGGAGACAATCACACAATTGAACATATCGTTCTAATAAGCAGGGATATTTCAGAACGAAAAAAGGCAGAGATGATTCTCTTGCAATCTGAAAAGCTATCCATTGTTGGAGAGTTAGCAGCTGGTGTTGCTCATGAGATCAGAAATCCACTTACAACCATTAAAGGATTTATTCAATTGAATCATAAAGAAAACGGATCAAATGTATACAATGATTTGCTTTTGAGTGAACTCGATCGCATTGAAACGATCACAAGTGAGCTACTAACCCTAGGTAAACCTCAGGCGATGCAGTTGGTCAGTACCAATGCTAAAGACTTAATTGATTATACAATTGAGTTATTATCACCGCAAGCTCATATGAATAATATTCAGCTGACTGTAGTGGCTGAAGAACCGAATTTCTATTTTACATGTGAGAAGAATCAATTAAAACAGGTGTTTTTAAATATTATAAAAAATGGAATGGAATCTATGAAACATGGTGGAGAGATTATTGTTACCCTTCAAAAAGGGAATAATAAAGATTGTATTATTTCTTTCCAAGACCAAGGCTGCGGGATTCCTGAAGAAATTCTCCCAAGGTTAGGAGAACCATTTTATAGTTTAAAAGAAAAAGGAACCGGACTGGGCTTGATGATTTGTCATAAAATTATTAAACAACATCATGGTACAATTACCTATAAAAGTAAAGTCGGGGAAGGAACCCTAATAGAGATTAAGTTGCCATTAAGTAGTTAA
- a CDS encoding MGMT family protein codes for MTPFTEKVIEIIKSIPAGKVMTYGQIAGVAGSPRAARQVVRILHSMSKKHRLPWHRVINAKGEIALQDDESFNEQRMNLEMEGVLIGLHGKIDLTKYQWHP; via the coding sequence TTGACACCATTTACAGAAAAAGTAATTGAAATAATCAAAAGTATTCCTGCTGGTAAAGTGATGACCTATGGCCAAATTGCGGGTGTTGCAGGTAGTCCCAGAGCAGCTCGCCAGGTTGTGCGTATCCTTCATTCGATGAGTAAGAAGCACCGTCTTCCCTGGCATCGTGTGATAAATGCGAAAGGGGAAATTGCTTTGCAGGACGATGAGTCTTTTAATGAACAACGAATGAATTTAGAAATGGAAGGCGTTCTAATTGGCTTGCACGGAAAAATTGATCTAACAAAATATCAGTGGCATCCTTAG
- a CDS encoding GNAT family N-acetyltransferase has product MFIYKINEELSLKLIDLNDGARIYELTDQSRAYLREWLPWLDYTTKPEDTNEFIKMSISGFADRKSVTTVILFKGVIVGVAGFNSINWSNKTAQIGYWLGKEYQGNGIMTKVTKALVEYAFNELKLNKVEIRVATENIKSRSIPERLGFINEGCIRQAEWLYDHYVDHYIYGMLADEWKKQDITT; this is encoded by the coding sequence ATGTTTATCTACAAAATAAATGAAGAGCTTTCTTTAAAATTAATAGACTTAAATGATGGAGCTAGAATATATGAATTAACAGACCAATCAAGGGCATATTTACGTGAATGGCTGCCTTGGTTGGATTACACAACAAAACCAGAGGATACGAATGAATTTATTAAAATGAGCATTAGTGGATTTGCGGATCGTAAAAGTGTAACAACGGTGATTCTTTTTAAAGGTGTGATCGTAGGAGTTGCTGGTTTCAACAGTATTAACTGGTCAAATAAAACAGCTCAAATTGGCTATTGGTTAGGCAAAGAATATCAAGGTAATGGTATTATGACCAAGGTAACAAAGGCCTTAGTAGAATATGCTTTTAATGAATTAAAGCTGAATAAAGTAGAAATTAGAGTCGCAACTGAGAATATAAAGAGTAGAAGTATTCCGGAAAGACTAGGTTTTATTAATGAAGGGTGCATTAGACAAGCAGAATGGCTTTATGACCATTATGTGGATCATTATATTTATGGAATGTTGGCTGATGAATGGAAAAAACAAGATATCACTACATAG
- a CDS encoding histidine phosphatase family protein, which yields MKTYIYMVRHGDSPKFGDERIRGLTSEGTESAKRVTNILIDEGIDIVVSSPYLRSIQTVQPLADALGQEVVVCEDLKEWVFSSEGTRIPDTELIPLLEKSFSNPTLSFSGTESNEDCQKRAVSDLLKIIEKYRGKKVTIGTHGAVMTLMMGYFDKKYDLSFLRRISKPDIYRMEFNEFQLVEVTRLWSN from the coding sequence ATGAAAACATATATCTATATGGTGAGGCATGGTGACTCGCCTAAATTTGGAGATGAAAGAATTAGAGGGTTAACTTCTGAAGGTACTGAATCAGCTAAACGAGTAACTAACATTCTAATAGATGAGGGTATTGACATTGTTGTTTCTAGTCCATACCTCCGTTCGATCCAAACTGTTCAGCCATTAGCTGACGCACTTGGTCAGGAAGTTGTAGTATGTGAAGACCTTAAAGAGTGGGTTTTCTCGAGTGAAGGTACTAGAATACCAGACACTGAACTTATCCCTTTATTAGAGAAGTCATTTTCAAATCCAACCTTATCTTTTAGTGGGACTGAGTCTAATGAGGACTGTCAAAAACGAGCGGTCTCAGATCTTTTAAAAATAATCGAGAAATACCGAGGAAAAAAGGTGACGATAGGAACTCATGGTGCTGTAATGACTTTAATGATGGGATACTTTGATAAGAAATATGATTTAAGTTTCTTACGGAGAATTTCAAAACCAGATATATATCGTATGGAATTTAATGAATTTCAATTAGTGGAAGTTACTAGATTATGGAGTAATTAG
- a CDS encoding CPBP family intramembrane glutamic endopeptidase has protein sequence MIILNIVLLCMFIIGIDIVLRKLFYRFKKRESVIQWLVYLFLLGLLLVGVLWFESKFMGIILPINISFNWLGVLQAILIILSIAAILFAVMSIEIYVRKKRNTPLPAMEFSKPEDEMFKGSQKYIGAFIISACAGIFEELIFRYYVLGRLEYVTDSTLFAVVVSSLLFGFIHILDGGWKSVISTGLFGIFFSVVYVLTGNLLVVIIIHAIWNFLSFTIPFEKMINFINRLLN, from the coding sequence GTGATTATACTAAACATAGTTCTATTATGTATGTTTATAATTGGAATAGATATTGTATTAAGGAAGTTGTTTTACAGATTTAAAAAGAGAGAATCAGTCATTCAATGGTTAGTATATCTCTTCTTACTAGGACTATTGCTTGTGGGTGTATTATGGTTCGAGAGTAAGTTCATGGGCATAATTCTACCGATTAATATTAGCTTTAATTGGCTTGGTGTTTTACAAGCAATTCTTATTATCCTTTCCATTGCTGCAATCTTATTTGCTGTTATGAGTATAGAGATATATGTTCGAAAGAAAAGAAATACGCCACTTCCTGCAATGGAGTTTTCCAAGCCAGAGGATGAGATGTTCAAAGGAAGTCAAAAATATATAGGTGCCTTTATCATTTCAGCTTGTGCAGGGATATTTGAAGAGCTAATTTTCCGCTACTATGTTTTAGGGAGACTTGAGTATGTAACAGACTCCACCCTTTTTGCAGTAGTTGTGTCCTCCCTTTTGTTCGGTTTCATCCATATCCTTGATGGAGGGTGGAAGAGTGTCATCAGCACTGGACTATTCGGTATATTTTTTTCAGTAGTCTATGTCCTCACAGGCAATTTGCTTGTAGTAATCATCATTCATGCTATATGGAATTTTCTTAGCTTTACTATTCCATTTGAAAAAATGATAAATTTTATTAATAGGTTACTGAACTAA
- a CDS encoding DUF6434 domain-containing protein has product MRPNLTKEISIKDFDDYYWLKEELQTFCRENGISASGSKIEIFDRIKTYLLTGKIKKPIRKTRINKKIENKSELSLETVITENHHCSQEVRAFFKTVIPKFHFSTYIQNYFKNNIGKTYSDVVVAWNEEDERKKDPTYKKNIAPQFEYNQFISDFFADPKNQEKSRKEAIQVWNRIKRLPGSNKYNP; this is encoded by the coding sequence GTGAGACCGAACCTAACAAAAGAAATTAGTATTAAAGATTTCGATGATTACTATTGGTTAAAGGAAGAATTACAAACGTTTTGTAGGGAAAATGGAATAAGTGCATCTGGTTCAAAAATAGAAATTTTTGATAGGATTAAAACTTATCTTCTTACAGGAAAAATTAAAAAGCCAATTAGAAAAACAAGAATAAACAAAAAGATAGAAAATAAATCAGAATTAAGTCTTGAAACAGTTATTACTGAAAACCACCATTGTAGTCAAGAGGTAAGAGCGTTTTTTAAGACAGTCATCCCTAAATTTCATTTTTCTACTTATATCCAAAATTACTTTAAAAATAACATCGGAAAAACATATAGTGATGTTGTAGTTGCTTGGAATGAGGAAGATGAACGAAAAAAAGACCCTACATATAAGAAGAACATCGCTCCTCAATTTGAATACAATCAATTTATTAGTGATTTTTTTGCTGATCCCAAAAATCAAGAGAAAAGTCGGAAAGAAGCGATTCAAGTCTGGAATAGAATCAAAAGACTTCCAGGAAGTAATAAGTATAACCCCTAA
- a CDS encoding NUDIX hydrolase: MRDRGSVVIVDNEKVGLIQRIRDGSIYFVFPGGGIESGETPEECAKREAFEELGVVVKINECIAKVEFNGTQYFFLSEIVNGTFGTGQGEEYIDEKGDRGTYVPVWVDIEKLSSIDVKPKEVALKIQSLFN; encoded by the coding sequence ATGCGAGATAGAGGTTCGGTAGTAATAGTAGATAATGAAAAGGTTGGACTAATTCAAAGAATTAGAGATGGATCTATTTATTTTGTTTTTCCTGGTGGAGGAATAGAGAGTGGTGAAACACCAGAAGAATGTGCAAAAAGAGAAGCCTTTGAAGAATTAGGAGTAGTAGTAAAGATTAATGAGTGTATAGCAAAAGTTGAATTTAATGGAACTCAATACTTTTTCTTATCGGAAATTGTAAATGGAACATTCGGAACTGGACAAGGTGAAGAGTATATAGACGAAAAGGGAGATCGAGGAACTTATGTGCCAGTGTGGGTAGATATAGAAAAGTTATCGTCTATTGATGTTAAACCGAAAGAAGTTGCTTTAAAAATCCAATCCTTATTCAATTAA
- a CDS encoding FtsW/RodA/SpoVE family cell cycle protein, protein MGLENEFEVYIKELCKQIRNKDVHASIKLEISDHLQTLKEEALLAGLSEEKAIDQALARMGDVKLLGKQLNETHKAPMDIKTILPVMIASLFGLLAMYYLQFHSTFTEIQDMKVFNKSLIFYLLGILLMLSLSMFDYRKLLKFSKHLYAGTVLILLITVLFGVRVDGVPFLILGFANINFTEITPFLLVMSFAGIFHSWNWNDSRKSWLGVGILAFPILLLLTTSAIATSIICIIGCTAIMFGSRASLKQAIGFAAAASIWQIFNLLVLSQNYTSIDTKVIKNLGASDFIGNSLNLTPNLISEVHTDFIFTYIVYSFGWLSAIIAFVLIVFFIWRILSAAKSVNFNYGKMLVIGLAVTFASQIILSILTNLGLSPLPGVAMPFMSFGGSHILLEMIAVGLILSIFRRRKAADILWLDVKNNT, encoded by the coding sequence ATGGGATTAGAAAACGAGTTTGAAGTATATATTAAAGAATTGTGTAAACAAATAAGAAATAAAGATGTACACGCTAGTATAAAACTTGAAATAAGTGATCATCTTCAGACACTTAAGGAGGAAGCCTTGCTTGCTGGACTCTCAGAAGAAAAGGCAATCGATCAAGCATTGGCTCGTATGGGAGATGTAAAGTTGCTTGGAAAACAGCTTAACGAGACCCATAAAGCCCCAATGGATATCAAAACCATACTTCCAGTAATGATAGCTTCACTGTTTGGATTACTAGCAATGTATTATTTACAATTTCATTCTACTTTTACAGAGATTCAGGATATGAAAGTATTTAATAAAAGTCTTATCTTCTACTTGTTAGGAATTCTGCTGATGCTAAGCTTGTCTATGTTTGATTATAGAAAGTTATTAAAGTTCTCCAAACATCTATATGCGGGAACGGTCCTAATTCTATTAATAACTGTTCTTTTTGGCGTTAGAGTCGATGGTGTTCCTTTTTTAATCTTAGGTTTTGCCAATATTAATTTTACCGAGATTACTCCTTTTCTCCTGGTTATGTCCTTTGCTGGAATCTTTCATTCTTGGAATTGGAATGATTCTCGAAAATCTTGGCTTGGAGTAGGTATTCTGGCATTCCCTATCTTATTGTTATTAACAACAAGTGCCATAGCAACTTCTATCATTTGTATTATTGGCTGCACAGCCATTATGTTTGGATCTAGAGCCAGTCTTAAACAAGCAATAGGATTCGCAGCAGCTGCCTCTATATGGCAAATCTTCAACCTGTTGGTTCTATCTCAAAATTATACATCGATCGATACCAAGGTTATAAAAAATTTAGGCGCATCTGATTTTATTGGAAATAGTCTTAATCTAACCCCCAATTTAATTTCTGAAGTACATACAGATTTTATATTCACGTACATAGTCTATTCCTTTGGCTGGTTATCCGCGATTATTGCTTTCGTATTGATTGTGTTTTTTATTTGGAGAATATTGAGTGCTGCGAAAAGCGTAAATTTCAATTATGGTAAAATGCTGGTTATAGGGTTGGCAGTAACCTTTGCAAGCCAAATTATACTAAGCATCCTGACAAACCTGGGCTTATCCCCTTTACCTGGTGTAGCCATGCCATTCATGAGCTTTGGAGGCTCACATATATTGTTGGAGATGATTGCAGTAGGTCTGATTTTAAGCATATTCAGAAGACGAAAAGCAGCTGATATACTCTGGTTGGACGTAAAGAATAATACCTAA
- a CDS encoding PadR family transcriptional regulator, with protein sequence MKISKELLKGSTTTLILSLLNSKPMYGYEIIKELEMKSEGIFSFKEGTIYPILHTLEDKGLIISYWEEGHGKRKRKYYKINGKGKEFIKEKKEEWSIFKTAVDEVLKGEKIVWD encoded by the coding sequence ATGAAGATTAGTAAAGAGTTGCTAAAAGGTAGTACCACTACTCTTATTTTAAGCCTACTTAATTCAAAACCAATGTATGGCTATGAAATTATTAAAGAGTTGGAAATGAAGTCTGAGGGGATTTTTAGTTTTAAAGAAGGAACGATTTATCCCATCCTGCACACCCTTGAAGATAAAGGACTGATTATTTCTTATTGGGAAGAAGGCCACGGGAAGAGAAAGAGAAAATATTATAAAATCAATGGAAAAGGTAAGGAATTTATAAAGGAAAAAAAAGAAGAATGGTCAATCTTTAAGACTGCAGTGGACGAAGTGTTGAAAGGAGAGAAAATCGTATGGGATTAG
- a CDS encoding nucleotidyltransferase domain-containing protein has product MNLKAGYGLDSNGFIVSDVSKDKINDIYVPCIQESVENLKDLFDQHLYSVYVYGSVARGEAIVKKSDIDLIAMFNTKLSSDKLAELKKLSGELSQKYRSLVRDVGIAVAYYDYAVDPSNYYENAFLKELCVCVYGEDVGEQFGPYKLTSEIAIRFNGDIYEFFNRTLKRLETASKEEVKAVTQGFARKLIRTYYSMVMVRSQIWTSRLHEQAEVFIHHFPEKESIICTLLNWIDEPPADLESVYKLFKSEGEWASENFSNEAQIRY; this is encoded by the coding sequence GTGAATTTAAAAGCAGGTTATGGTCTAGACTCTAATGGATTTATTGTAAGTGATGTTAGCAAAGATAAGATAAATGATATTTACGTGCCTTGCATTCAAGAATCTGTGGAGAACCTTAAAGATTTATTTGATCAACATTTGTACAGTGTTTATGTGTACGGTAGTGTAGCTAGAGGAGAAGCGATCGTAAAAAAATCAGATATAGATCTTATAGCTATGTTCAATACCAAACTGAGTTCGGATAAGTTGGCTGAATTAAAGAAACTTTCTGGGGAATTGTCTCAAAAGTATCGTTCTCTAGTTCGTGATGTTGGTATAGCCGTAGCATATTACGACTATGCTGTTGACCCCTCAAATTATTATGAAAATGCATTTCTTAAGGAACTCTGTGTTTGTGTGTATGGAGAGGATGTAGGAGAACAATTTGGTCCGTATAAACTTACCTCAGAGATTGCAATTCGTTTTAATGGTGATATTTATGAATTTTTTAATCGGACGTTAAAAAGATTAGAAACAGCTTCTAAGGAAGAAGTTAAAGCAGTTACACAAGGCTTTGCTCGAAAGCTCATTCGAACATACTATTCGATGGTGATGGTTCGTTCTCAGATTTGGACGTCACGACTTCATGAGCAGGCTGAAGTCTTTATTCATCATTTTCCAGAAAAAGAATCAATTATTTGTACTTTACTTAATTGGATAGATGAACCCCCGGCGGATCTTGAATCTGTGTATAAGCTTTTTAAGAGTGAGGGTGAATGGGCTAGTGAGAACTTTTCGAATGAAGCCCAAATTCGCTATTAA
- a CDS encoding DUF2975 domain-containing protein, producing the protein MKWVTISLLKVSIYLVGLIVLLLSIFWIPWAAGQLSTLNPEYAYLRYPVQIGIYLTTIPFFFALYQANKLLVYIEKKNAFSDLSAESLRTIKHCAIVIVGLYVIGIALLISQNALHPSLGLIGLSVAFASLVIAFFAALLQELLNSALEIKSENELTV; encoded by the coding sequence ATGAAATGGGTCACCATATCCTTGCTAAAGGTATCAATTTACTTGGTCGGTTTAATTGTGCTACTTCTTAGTATCTTTTGGATACCGTGGGCAGCAGGACAACTTTCTACTCTAAATCCTGAATATGCTTATTTGAGATACCCAGTTCAAATTGGCATATATCTTACGACAATTCCGTTTTTCTTTGCCTTATATCAAGCGAATAAGCTTCTAGTATATATAGAGAAAAAGAACGCCTTCTCGGACCTGTCTGCTGAATCCCTAAGGACGATAAAACACTGTGCAATTGTTATTGTAGGTCTTTATGTTATTGGAATTGCACTACTTATTTCTCAAAATGCCCTTCACCCAAGTCTCGGGCTTATCGGATTATCCGTTGCATTTGCATCTCTCGTAATTGCTTTCTTTGCAGCTTTGCTTCAAGAATTGCTGAATAGTGCACTAGAAATAAAGTCTGAAAATGAACTAACCGTGTGA
- a CDS encoding peptidylprolyl isomerase, whose amino-acid sequence MKLVKPFILLAILFLFALVLSACGTTAQPETELGNENAATTGENPIVTVTMESGDVIKLELYPDIAPNTVANFVSLIEQNYYDGIIFHRVIPGFMIQGGDPDGNGTGGPGYSIPGEFTGNGFTNDLPHTKGVLSMARTQDPNSAGSQFFIMAEDYPSLDGQYAAFGKVIEGLEVVDSIVSVARDSMDKPLEDQKIKTMTVDTFGVDYGEPKKTE is encoded by the coding sequence ATGAAACTAGTAAAACCATTTATACTTTTAGCAATACTCTTTTTATTTGCACTTGTTTTATCAGCATGTGGGACTACTGCACAACCAGAAACAGAATTAGGAAATGAAAATGCTGCAACAACAGGTGAAAATCCGATTGTCACTGTAACGATGGAAAGTGGAGATGTAATCAAACTAGAGCTATATCCAGATATTGCTCCAAATACGGTAGCCAATTTCGTATCTCTAATTGAACAAAATTATTATGATGGAATAATCTTTCATCGTGTCATTCCTGGCTTTATGATCCAGGGTGGTGACCCGGATGGAAATGGAACTGGTGGACCAGGTTATAGCATTCCAGGTGAGTTCACTGGAAATGGTTTCACGAACGACCTACCCCACACAAAAGGTGTCCTTTCAATGGCTCGAACACAAGACCCAAACTCTGCGGGTTCACAATTTTTCATCATGGCTGAGGATTACCCGAGCCTAGATGGTCAATATGCCGCATTTGGTAAAGTCATTGAAGGACTCGAAGTTGTAGATTCAATCGTTTCTGTAGCAAGAGACAGCATGGATAAACCACTCGAAGACCAAAAAATCAAAACAATGACCGTTGACACATTTGGTGTGGATTACGGTGAACCGAAAAAAACTGAATAA
- a CDS encoding ABC transporter ATP-binding protein — translation MLNVLSYLKPYRIAIVIALSLMLTELVVELVQPLLIAKIIDDGILQNDLSVIYKWGAVMVGLSLLAFASGIINSFFAAHVSQSYGFDLRKHLFLKVQSFSFANFNEFQTSSLITRFTNDVTQLQNTVFMSLRIMLRAPLLIIGGMIMALFVNVKLALVLVIAVPALFLFLIYFMNKGSVLFKAVQERLDHVNRVMRENLSGMRLIKAFLRWKYEVDRFTNANEKLRDKTINSLRVIEFTMPILLLVMNLSIIAILWFGSVEVNTKQAGVGEIVALVNYATRIMGAFSIFTFIILAFSRAKASAGRISDVLVSEADMVDSTDAIEPGAFVKGEIEFKNVAFTYPGTTDEVLHNISFKAKSGETLAILGATGSGKSSLFQLIPRLYDANKGAVLIDGHNVKDMKQDQLRKQIGYVPQEALLFTGSVSDNIKWGKEDASMEEIVEATKSAQIHDTVEKLPNKYDTLIGQRGVNLSGGQKQRLSIARALIRKPRILLLDDSTSALDLKTEAKLLQALTRYKCTTLIITQKITTAMEADNILLIEDGSLLEQGNHNELLKKSSLYQKIFVSQFGEEELRRVKGSN, via the coding sequence ATGTTAAACGTTTTATCGTATTTAAAGCCATATCGAATTGCCATCGTTATTGCTTTATCACTTATGCTAACAGAGTTAGTGGTAGAGCTTGTTCAACCTCTACTGATCGCTAAGATTATTGATGATGGTATTTTACAAAACGACCTCTCAGTTATCTATAAATGGGGAGCAGTTATGGTAGGTTTGTCATTATTGGCTTTTGCTTCGGGAATTATCAACTCCTTTTTTGCTGCTCATGTGAGTCAAAGTTATGGATTTGACCTTAGAAAACACCTATTTCTAAAGGTACAATCCTTTTCATTTGCCAATTTTAATGAATTCCAAACATCTTCATTGATTACTAGATTTACAAACGATGTAACACAGCTTCAAAATACAGTATTTATGAGTTTACGTATCATGCTAAGAGCTCCGCTGCTTATTATTGGTGGGATGATAATGGCTTTATTTGTCAATGTAAAGCTTGCTCTTGTATTAGTAATTGCTGTCCCTGCATTATTTCTGTTCTTGATTTATTTTATGAACAAAGGAAGCGTCTTATTTAAAGCTGTTCAAGAACGTTTAGACCATGTTAACCGTGTAATGCGTGAAAACTTATCCGGTATGCGTCTTATTAAAGCATTTTTAAGATGGAAGTATGAAGTAGATCGATTTACGAACGCAAATGAGAAGTTAAGAGATAAGACGATTAATTCTTTACGAGTGATTGAATTTACAATGCCAATCTTGCTCTTGGTCATGAACTTAAGTATTATCGCTATTCTCTGGTTCGGAAGTGTTGAGGTAAATACAAAACAGGCTGGGGTAGGGGAAATTGTTGCCTTAGTCAATTATGCTACAAGAATTATGGGGGCCTTCTCAATCTTTACTTTCATTATTCTTGCTTTTTCAAGGGCAAAAGCATCTGCGGGACGTATTTCAGATGTTCTTGTTTCAGAGGCTGATATGGTTGATTCAACTGATGCCATTGAACCGGGTGCATTTGTAAAAGGAGAAATCGAATTTAAGAATGTAGCCTTTACATATCCAGGTACTACAGACGAAGTATTACATAACATTTCATTTAAAGCCAAATCTGGTGAAACCTTAGCGATTCTAGGTGCAACAGGTTCAGGGAAATCTTCCTTGTTTCAATTAATTCCGCGTTTATATGATGCAAATAAAGGTGCGGTTTTAATAGATGGACATAACGTAAAAGATATGAAACAAGATCAATTGCGAAAACAAATCGGATATGTTCCACAAGAGGCATTATTATTTACTGGTAGTGTAAGTGACAATATTAAATGGGGAAAAGAAGATGCTTCAATGGAGGAAATTGTTGAAGCCACTAAGAGTGCTCAAATCCACGATACTGTAGAAAAGCTACCTAATAAATATGATACGTTAATTGGTCAAAGAGGGGTAAATTTATCTGGTGGCCAAAAGCAACGTTTGTCTATCGCTAGAGCGTTGATTAGAAAACCAAGGATATTATTATTAGATGATAGTACAAGTGCATTAGATTTAAAGACGGAGGCAAAATTACTTCAAGCTTTAACTCGATATAAATGTACAACACTTATCATTACACAAAAAATAACAACAGCTATGGAAGCTGACAATATCTTACTTATTGAGGATGGTTCTTTATTGGAACAGGGGAATCATAATGAACTTTTGAAAAAATCTAGTCTTTATCAAAAGATATTTGTATCACAATTCGGAGAGGAGGAGCTTAGACGTGTCAAAGGATCAAACTAA